A stretch of the Candidatus Berkelbacteria bacterium genome encodes the following:
- the rpsH gene encoding 30S ribosomal protein S8 codes for MDPIADMLTRIRNAALGHQIEINLPHSRLKETIAQLLIKHGFLSSAQTSEIENKKTLTLKLKYRGDLSAIRVIRRISKPGLRIYVKSNQIPRPKGGFGLVIISTPSGLMTGDQARRQHLGGEVLCEVLS; via the coding sequence ATGGATCCAATCGCAGATATGCTAACTCGAATTCGGAATGCGGCACTCGGTCATCAGATCGAGATAAATTTGCCTCATTCACGCTTAAAAGAAACGATTGCCCAACTTTTGATTAAGCATGGTTTTTTGAGTTCAGCCCAAACGAGTGAGATAGAAAACAAAAAAACTCTTACTCTAAAACTAAAGTACAGAGGCGACCTATCGGCAATCCGAGTGATCCGGCGTATCTCTAAACCAGGTCTGCGCATTTACGTTAAATCTAATCAAATTCCCCGGCCAAAGGGTGGATTTGGATTAGTAATCATTTCAACACCCAGCGGCTTAATGACTGGCGATCAAGCGCGTCGTCAACATTTAGGCGGCGAGGTGCTCTGTGAGGTGTTATCATGA
- a CDS encoding type Z 30S ribosomal protein S14 — translation MAKKSLIARASRSPKFSTRGVNRCGICGRNRSYLRAFGLCRICFREKAVRGEIPGIVKSSW, via the coding sequence ATGGCCAAAAAATCACTTATCGCCCGTGCTTCTCGTTCGCCAAAATTCTCAACACGCGGAGTTAACCGGTGTGGCATCTGTGGTCGCAATCGTAGTTACTTACGTGCTTTCGGTTTATGCCGGATTTGTTTTCGTGAAAAAGCGGTGCGTGGCGAAATTCCTGGAATTGTAAAATCATCCTGGTAG